A window of Fibrobacter sp. UWB15 genomic DNA:
CGCCAGCCATGCCATCGCTCTTGACCTGTTCGGCAACAGCCTTCACCGAAGGAATACCCATGAACACGATGGTTTCGGCATCGCTCACGGCCACTTCGGACTTGGAAGAAGCATCGAAGGTCACCTTGTATTCCGGAGAATCGAACTTGCCCATGAGTTCAGCATAAGACACGTAACCTTCGTTACCGCTACCTGTACCCTGGTGAGAAGTTCCGAGGCCCTTAGCACCGCTCCAAGTCTTACCATAAAGGAAGATTACCGGCACGAGCAAGTCGCCATTCACGCCGGCGCCCTTCACAGCATCCAAGGTTTCTTCGATAGATTTAGCACTCTGGTTCGGAACCACAGAGGAATTATCTTCGGTCATCTGGTCTGCCATGAACACGTCCACGTAGGCGAGGCGGTTCAGAGCGTCAGCCTTGTAGGCATCCATGCCGGCAGCCGGATAAATCACGGCGGTCACCGGAGCGCCCGAAAGGCCATCGACCAAGGCGTTCAACAACTTGGCGTAATCCTCAGCATCTTCAGCCGTCACGTTCTGCCAGTCGAGTTCTACACCATCGCCACCGTTTGCAGAAAGCCAGCTAGAGACATTCGATACAAACGTCGGCAGAAGTTCTTCGGAAGAAGCGATAGCCTTCAAGTAGCCTTCGTTTTCGATACCACCCACAGAAACAATCAACTTCACGTTGTTGTCCTTGGACATCTGCACGAGCGTCTTGAAGTTTTCAGCATCGTTTTCATCCGCAAAAGCAACAGAGCCATCTTCACCGGCAGCGAGGCCGACATAGTGAATATCTGTCACGAAGTTATAGCGGATATCTTTCGGATAAAACTGAGAATACTGGCTCCAGTAGGGGTAAAAGCCAACTACCTTATCGGCAGCAGCCTGGGCTGTAACAGCAGCCCCAAGAGCAAGAGACAAAAGAATCGGTTTAATATTCATAAATTCACCTCTTCCTAATTAAGTTCGCGGGGTTCGCCGTTATCGTCGCAATAGAGTTTGGTCATCGGATACACTGCCGTCTCAGTATAAGTGAGCGTTTCCGGATCAAGTTCGTAAAGAAGCTTGCCGAGGTTGTCGCCTTCCTTGCAACGTCTGTATGCCCAGCCATGATCCTGGCCGTATACGGAATACTGATAGCTAATGGCGAACAAATCCGGTTGGTAGGCAGCGAGCAGATCCCAGTCCGTCAAGACATCCACAAAGTTAAAGCTCTTTGCGGCTTTGACCAAAGCCGGATTCACAACGCCTTCAACAGGGACCAGATTCACACCGATAGAATCCTTGTTTACACGGATCTTCAAACCCGCTTCAGTAGGCTTGTCAGTTTTGGTGTTGATTTCATAGTCTGCAGCGGCATAAACCGTGGCTTCACCCGTACAAGAAGAATCAGCGTAGGCGCTCACTTCAGAAATTGCAGCGTCTGCATCGTACTTGATAGAGCCCTTGGAGCTTTCGGGGCAGAGCCAAACCTTGACGAACTTGGCTTCGGCATCGGCCTTGTCCTTCACGCCCACAGTAAGCGTATCGGAAGTTTCTGCGTAAACGACTTCTTCCTTGGTCGAAGCCGACAAGGTAGCGTTCCAGTCAGCTTCGGTATAGCCGGCGTAAACCGTCACGATTTTATGGATCGTAGCAGTATCGGCTTCAAATGCGGCTTCGTCAGCAGCCTTTGCTGCTTTATACTCATTGAAAAGACCTGCCTCACGGGCAGCGGCTTCTGCGTTCGCATTATGGAGAGAGACAAAGTCCTTAATCTGGACACGCAGCAGTTCCGGATGAAGAGCCATATACTCATTAACGTCAAAATCAGACGGAAGGTTGCCTTTCAGAGCTTCGTCTTCGTCTACAGCCATAGAGGAGCAACCCACCAAAGCCGAGGCAACCGCAATCGAGAATAAAATTTTAAAGTTTTTCATTGCAATACCTCTTAGAAGTTCACCGTCACATCGGCAATAATTACACTCTTGTCAATCGCCAATTCTGCAGGATTCATCTGGAGAGCGGCTTCGCCAGTCAGAGGATCAAGAACAGGGGCGCCGGTTTCGTCGAGCATCGCGCTAGCCGAAACGTACGAAATCTTGTCCGTGAGGAGTCCGTATTGCACCGACAGGTAAGAATGCGGAGCAATCTTAATCTTCGGACCCACAAGAAGCATCGATTCCTCAGCCTTGTTGACAGAGGCGAGATTAGAAACAAACAGCGGAACGCCGAATTCACGAGTCGACATCTGGTAGCCGGCCAAGAGGGCCACCGGGCCAATCACGTCGATATTGGCGCCAGCCATGATGCGATCGTTCTTACGCTGGAAACCCTTGTCTTCTTCGGTGTGGTCGTAAGAGCCCTGGAGCTTGATCTTGCGATCCAGTCCAAAGAGGCGGCCGAAATCAACGCCAAGGCCAGCAGCATAGCGAGTGAACTTGACTTCTTCGATATCGGAGTTCACCGTCGAAATCATGCCAAAGAGAGCGTTCAATTCAACAGCGTCGTTCCAAGAGAGGTCCAGGTTCACGTTCAGGCCCTTGCGGTCGCCAGTTGCAACACCGAACGGGAGAGCCATATCGTTTGCCGGATCCAGATAGAGAAGTTCCGCTTGAATTTCGCGAGCCTTCTTGACATCGGCATTGTAGCCGTTGCGGTAGAAATGAGCGTTCTTGTAGTTGTTGTACAGGCGGAAATACATGTTGCCCGATTCAGCCTGATCCGTGATGGCGTTCTTGGAATTGGACGTCATCAGGTTGCCTGCATAGAGCGGGTTGGAATTATAAACCGTCATGTACATGTTTTCGAGGCTAGACATACCGAAATTGTCAATCAGGCTTGCAGCGCTGTTGTCGCCATACAGGGCGTTCGCGTTGAGCACCGTGGCACCACCGCGGTAAACCGGGCTAGAAGCCATTTCGCTCCAGAACTTTTCGTCGTTCTGCAAGTACATCACCTTAAGGGTTCCTTCGATACCGGCAAGATCGATCGTAGCAAACGGTTCCACATAGAATGCATTACCATCAACAGTACCCAAGTCTTCGTTGAAATCCGTTGCTTCGGTCGTTTCGTTCACCTTCACATAGACAAAGGATGTGTCACGACGGTTGGTCAGAGCCGGGTCCAGGACCACCATGAATTCATTCAGTTCGTAGAACTGCTTTTTCTCGTTCTTGATGTAATCACGGGATGATTCAAGCGAGCTCATGGCAAATTCGCCGTTCAAGCCGAAACCGAACGAAGAATTCTTGAGGAGTTCCTTGGAATCGAAACCGGCTTCGATAGAAAGCACAGAGTTGTCTTCGTAATAGACCGTATCATTTGTGGAAATCTTACGAGAGCGACGGCTCTTGACGCGGTCGAACACATCGGTGTAGTTCACACCCAAGTGTGCGCCATAGGCATCGGCACCGAGACGGAGACCGTAGAAGTAGCGGTCGGTCCAGTCGAAGTCAAAGAAAACCTGGTCAGTCTTCTTGGCAGCGTCACGCATACGAGCGCCAGTGACCTGAGCGTGAATATCGCTCATGGGGCCAACATTACCGCTATGGAAGTCGGCATTAAGACCCTGCATCAAGCGGCGGCTTGTGGTATCCAGGTTGCGCTGGGCCAAAGCTTCAACACGCTTTTCGGCAAAGATTTCGGGTTCCTGGAGCAGCTTCTGCTGCGGAGTATACAAGGTGTACGGCGTATAGCCAACGCGCATGTAACCCAAGTTGAAATCCAGGTGCTTGTTCAAGATCGAGCCGTCGTAGCTAAACCAGTGACCAATGACGGGGTTGTTGTTTTCGTCATAGGCGTTCTGCCAATCCTTGTGCAAGCGGAGCTGAATCGTTGCGCGGGTTTCTGCGCTCGGATGAGCCGTGAGCACCAAATTAGCATCGGTGTAAGCCTGGTTTTCTTGCGTCGGGGACTTGTCGCTGAACTGGTCAGACTTGGCCATAGAAGTAAGGCCGCCCGCCTTGACCGTTCCATTAAACTTGAGACCCAAAACAGAGGCGCTCAAGGAATCAAGTTTCTGCAAAAGCGAAGTCTGCTGGGCTTCGACACTTTCGCCTTCTGCGAAAGCCGTTGCTGCAGAGAACAAGATGGCAGAGGTAAGAGCAATTTTCTTAGTAAGCATCATTTTCATACCCTCCCATTAAAATTCCACGTTAATGGAGGCTTCAAGGACCATCTGAGAGAATTCACTCTTGAACACTCCAGAGACGTCCTTTGTAACATCATAGTAGTCCGGAATGTTCACTGCACCTTCGGAAGAACCCTGCTGAACAAGATTCATGGTGTTGTATTCATTCGAGACATTGATCATACCGAAGTTAACCGCAAGCCATGCATCGGGAGCGATGTTGTAGTCGAGACCGACCATCCACTGCATCTGTTCGCCCTTCATCAAAGGAGCGGCTGCAGAGTAGGGGTTGTTGTCGATGTTTTCGTATTCGGTGTTAATCATCTGGAAACCAGCATTAAAGCCGAGGCGCGGCAGGTACTGCACGTAGAGGCCCGCGTTAATGAAGTCGGACTTGAGGGAGGTCTTCTTGTCAGCCTTGCCCAAAGCAACCCAACCATCGGTATCCATGGTGCGTTCGGAATGCTTATAGGAACCGGAAATTTCAAGAGGCTTGCTGAAGCCGAGCATCTTGAAGATGTCGATCTTTGCGCCGCCGCCGAATTCCGTATACTGGGCAGCCTTGTAGGTCAGTACTTCGGGAACAGCGACTTCGTTCACGACATTATAGTGCATAAAGGACTGACCCTTGACCTGATTGAACATGCTGAAGAGGCCCTGGACTTCAACGAATTCCTTGAAGTTAGCGACCAGGTTTACTCGGGCACCCACGCGGTTTGCCGTAGCAAGGCCGTACGGGAGAGCCATCTGCAGAGCCGGATCCAAGAGGTATTCCATCAGGGCCAGCTGGTTGCGAGTATAGACGTTCGTGGTCCAGGAATTCTTGTTGTAGTTCGCAATGTTGTAGCTATTCACTTCGCTACCCTTGAAAGCGTCATCGTTGGTGTTGAGGGTAGTCGCCACCGGGCTGAACTTGGGAGTGAAGTTATAGAGAGCATCGAAAGAAGAATACAGCGGAGAGTTCACGCCATACTTGACCGTCTGACCATCCTTATCGGAGTTTTGGACGCGTTGGGCGAAGAATCTCGGAGACTGGGCAAGATTGTTGAACCATGCGCTGTCGTTCATAATGAAGTCAACGGCAAGGCGGGCTCCCCAACTATCAGTCTTGTAGCCCAAATTGGCATTCACCAAGAGAGCGATGCCGGATTCCTTTTCGTTATGGAATCCTGCAGAGTCCACATAGAGTTCGTCGTCGTCATTCTTCAGGTAAGCAATACGCGGAGTCCCTTCGTAAGTAGTCAAGTCTTCGATCGGGTTGTCGTCTTCGTCAACCAGAACCGGAGAACCGTCGGCGTTCTTTTGGTAAGCCAGAGCAGAGTCCGGATAGTAGACTTTGTCGTTAGACATCGCGAATTCACCCGTCACGTCAAGAATCAAGTTCTTGTTGTTCATGAGGGAGGCGACATCGGCACCGATACGGCCACTGACGATGAAGGTTTCCTGCGGGTTGGGTTCGAACGGGTTGATCGAAACCGTATCGTAGGCAGAGCTCACGTCGTTTCTCGGATGGCGGTAACCATAAGTGTAGCTGTCTTCGTTATCGAAGATGTACATCGGAGTCACACCCAAGTACAAGGAACGGTTGAGCGGCAGCATTTCAAAGTTGCCGGCTGCAACGAACTTGTCCATGTTGGCTGACTGCGAAGCGCCCCAAATGGCGTCATTAGGCAAGATGTTGCCTTCGGCACCGGAAAGGTCAAGCACAGCCGTACGGTTGATTCGTGCAAACAAGCCTTCTGCACGGACTTCACCGAGAGCAGAACCTAAATCGGCACGGAACTGGAGGTTTGCACCCTGCAAGTTGCGCTGGTTCCCTTCGAGGAACTGTTCATGTTCTGCCATGTAACGCTTGCGAGCGAAAATCTGCGGTTCGTACATGATGTCGAGGCTCGGCAGGAACAAAGTCAGCGGAGAGTATTCCTGACGGAAGTCACCCACGACCCAGTAGAAATTGTTGCCAAGGTTGCCTTCGGCATTGAGCCATGCCACGGAAATCGACTTGGCGGCAGAGGCGAAGTATTCCTGCATGCCGGCTTCAAGGCGAAGTGTTGCATTGGCACGGACATTTTCCCAAGGACGGAAACCAAAGTTCAGGTCCGCCGTAACGAATTCATCTTTTTCCACATTCGGCATGTGGTTGATGCCCGTAGGGTCGTTATCGGTACTGAATCTGGACGTCTGGGCTACAGCCCTAATGCTACCGGTGATTTCGACACCACGCTTTGCGTTGGCGGAATCAACCTTGCTCTCAATCAATTCCTGATTTTCTACAACCGAGGCTGCAGAAGCGGCCATAGAGGCAGCGAGGATAGCGGCAAAAGTCTTTTTCATATTCATAGTCTTTTTCATATTCAGCACCCCCTATTAGAACCAAGCCTTAGCTTCGGCTGAAATGTAGTGGGAATGCCAGTCATTCGTAGAAATCGTTTCGTCGGAATGAGTCATCCATTTGTAACGCACATGCAGACCGACGCGGTCAGCAAAGTCCCAGTCGAAACCGACACCGAGTGCGGTTTCCAGGTAGTTGATCGGAGCCTTCTTGTAATAGAAGTAATTCACCTGGTTCATGAGGCTGGAACCCTTAAGGGCGGCC
This region includes:
- a CDS encoding glycoside hydrolase family 18 protein, coding for MNIKPILLSLALGAAVTAQAAADKVVGFYPYWSQYSQFYPKDIRYNFVTDIHYVGLAAGEDGSVAFADENDAENFKTLVQMSKDNNVKLIVSVGGIENEGYLKAIASSEELLPTFVSNVSSWLSANGGDGVELDWQNVTAEDAEDYAKLLNALVDGLSGAPVTAVIYPAAGMDAYKADALNRLAYVDVFMADQMTEDNSSVVPNQSAKSIEETLDAVKGAGVNGDLLVPVIFLYGKTWSGAKGLGTSHQGTGSGNEGYVSYAELMGKFDSPEYKVTFDASSKSEVAVSDAETIVFMGIPSVKAVAEQVKSDGMAGVAVYDLSQDHHEPIVSLLVTIGLQLRPEVNYKAKKK